The genomic segment ATCACGTGGTACCGCGATGTCGATCAACAGAAAAGGACGGTCACTGCGGAACAATTGGGCAGCAGCGATATCTTCTCGCTTGATGATCGCCCGTTTCGCACCAGTAGAAGAAATGACGATATCAGCGCGAAGAAGACCACATTGCATTTCGTTAATCGAATGTGCAGACCCTTCGAAACGATTCGCAACTTCTTCTGCTTTCGCAAGCGTTCGGTTAAAGACCGTGATATCTCGCGCACCGGCTTCATATAAGTTCAACGTCGTCAGTTCACCTGTTTCCCCAGCACCGATGACGACGATTGATTTGTCTTCAAGGGATCCGAGTACTTGTTCTGCAAGTGTCACGGCAGCAGCACTGACAGAAACGGCACTCTCCCCGATTCCTGTTTCAGCATGAGCACGTTTCGCAAGCGTTACCGCTTCCTTGAACAGTTTGTTGAAGACCGTTCCCGTCGTTTCTAATTTTTGCGCTGTAAAGAAACTTGTCTTCACTTGACCTAAAATTTGCGTTTCCCCGACGATCATCGAATCCAGGCCACTCGTCACTCGGAACAAATGTTTCATCGCATCAAACCCTTCATGGATGAATAAATACGGTTCAAGTTCTTCCATCGTCAAACCGAACCAGTTCGCAAGAAAACGTTTTGTATAGTAGCGTCCTGTGTGTGGTTGATCCGTCACGACATATAATTCGGTCCGGTTACAAGTCGACACGATGACGCTCTCGAAAATACTCTTTTCATCCCGTAACGCCACGACCGCTCCCTTCATCTCATGTTCCCCAAATGAGACTTGTTCGCGTATTGATACAGGCGCCGTCTTATTATTTAAACCGACAACTACGATATGCATGCGCTCTACCCCTTACGTCTAAAGATTTCATTCTCCTCTATCTTTTGTTCTCTACTCTACATTATAACCATTATAAAAAAGATTCCAATCAATTTATAAACTAAAATGAGTCAAAGTTGTGAAAAGTATTCTTTCATCCTATCCCTCT from the Exiguobacterium oxidotolerans JCM 12280 genome contains:
- the hemA gene encoding glutamyl-tRNA reductase, whose protein sequence is MHIVVVGLNNKTAPVSIREQVSFGEHEMKGAVVALRDEKSIFESVIVSTCNRTELYVVTDQPHTGRYYTKRFLANWFGLTMEELEPYLFIHEGFDAMKHLFRVTSGLDSMIVGETQILGQVKTSFFTAQKLETTGTVFNKLFKEAVTLAKRAHAETGIGESAVSVSAAAVTLAEQVLGSLEDKSIVVIGAGETGELTTLNLYEAGARDITVFNRTLAKAEEVANRFEGSAHSINEMQCGLLRADIVISSTGAKRAIIKREDIAAAQLFRSDRPFLLIDIAVPRDIEPTAGDLPGVHLYDVDDLTSIVQQNMAERMKEAAKIELRIEAAIAEFEGWMTTLGVVPIITELRDQSLKIQQETMQSLERKLPDMSAREKAVIGKHMKSIINQLLREPLSYIKDAAAKPDAEQRIAQFMDTFALDEELFDSSVEDVVLQDETSEPRKAVNR